The DNA window TGCCTTTTTCTTCAATAccctctcctcttcttcttcctcgacctTTCCTTTCACCTCAACTCACGCTTTTCCTTTTGGGTTgacttcctccctccctctctaTTactcctcctcttccctcgTGTTTTGCCTTCCTTGTTAGGGTAGACACGGCCAGACGCGAGTCCCCAACCGGTTTCTCGTCAGTGGGAGCTCGTGTGGACTCATCCTGTCATGGAGTCCTCTCCGTCGAGGAGCACTCTAGCTGCTCCTACCGCCGGCATGAAGCGTCCAGCgtccctcctccccgcctTTGAGCCATTGAGCTCGTCTCCGTCTCTGCCACGGCCCCAAAAGCGTGTAGCACGCGAACCTCAGGTGTCCACCTATCCCACTCCGGTGCCAACCTCTTCGACGCACATTCTCTCGTCTTCTCCACCAGGCATTGCCGCGTCTCGCCCTCCAGAGCGGCGGACCTTCTCTGGAGCATCGGAACGCGCTCCCTTGTCGGCCGTGCCGACGATCATGCTCCCCGATAGTGGTGAGCCCGTCCTCATGGGCCGTTCGAGTGCCTCATGTCATCACCAGCTTGCGGCGAGCCGCATGATTTCCCGCGTTCACGTTAAGGCTACCTACAAGCCAGCACCGAACCCCTTTGACCGTGATAGGGTGGAGATTATGTGCATGGGTTGGAACGGGATTAAGCTCCACTGCCAGGGCAAGACGTATGACCTGGCCAAGGGGAAAACGTTTACGTCGGACATTAAGGATGCAGATATCATGATCGATGTGCATGAGGCGCGTGTGTTGGTGCAATGGCCGCGTAACGAAGACCGCAAGGATTGTCCGTCCACGGACTCGGAGCAAACATGGGAGGAAACTACCCCGAGGCCGCGGGCTCCGTCTCACCGAGATGCACTGCAGGAGAGCCCCGTGGTCGAGCGCCAGCGGATGGTGTCTCCCATCTCCCCATCACCGGCGGTGCAGCAGGCTCTCATCCCGCCGTCGTCGCCCTTATTTACACCTACCCGTTCGCGCAATGCGGTGGTCGTATATGAAGACGAGGCTTCGCCCATCAAGCGCTCTCATACTATCGGTCACGGCCTCGGCCGTGCCAgtgcccttctccagagCTCGCAGGGAGGTTCGCTGAGCGATCTGGGCA is part of the Penicillium psychrofluorescens genome assembly, chromosome: 4 genome and encodes:
- a CDS encoding uncharacterized protein (ID:PFLUO_006462-T1.cds;~source:funannotate) — protein: MKRPASLLPAFEPLSSSPSLPRPQKRVAREPQVSTYPTPVPTSSTHILSSSPPGIAASRPPERRTFSGASERAPLSAVPTIMLPDSGEPVLMGRSSASCHHQLAASRMISRVHVKATYKPAPNPFDRDRVEIMCMGWNGIKLHCQGKTYDLAKGKTFTSDIKDADIMIDVHEARVLVQWPRNEDRKDCPSTDSEQTWEETTPRPRAPSHRDALQESPVVERQRMVSPISPSPAVQQALIPPSSPLFTPTRSRNAVVVYEDEASPIKRSHTIGHGLGRASALLQSSQGGSLSDLGKAEESSDNDEENDPIVHSFGPFGENLLPRMASFHTDESPIRSARSPRSLLPTQPLQPSRSPRQPSNAPEHHVPDEPQVKLQQPLDEHFERVRNHVANQLAFSRLSSTPFSTILNNLPPAFWKSDERSTTGPSRLEIRAILESTKCVGKVAREGKDAAGKALESEYYYIPDFDEDEMRREAVVNDLRKPGLRNCRKQHKQYFWRKPK